One Lucilia cuprina isolate Lc7/37 chromosome 4, ASM2204524v1, whole genome shotgun sequence DNA segment encodes these proteins:
- the LOC111678277 gene encoding uncharacterized protein LOC111678277, producing the protein MDLLVHKMADGGHTFVKKNFHKPTYCHHCSDILWFGLIGQGYICEVCNFIIHERCVTNVVTPCSGIAPCIIKNPVAHCWSEPTTHKKKFCTVCRKRLDETPSVHCIGKFCFLQKKKKKTNQKNFLLKYLADEFENIEIADLIDDNQRIIDDRKRADSTPELSLREILLLQRQRLEQSKQNFFLSSSPSSYAPSPIPTMIAGDMTSSTLAAVAYVMEKGLDKINDDDMECDEANEQAGEGEEQKNQNNIDDITELDANDDSALQLTQTTNTTYSTHNKKCQNTKNITKSPSASSSLHLFYTNIVRKIPYHGRRKHLSSNTDDEDEDVGVCDVSGGDISDDYDHCDVALKKRAAGAKLQGPSERAAAEGHGVGSDCDYHGDVEGETAPHEGFYETSDTGGELTTTDDIDSSMNLISNLSYNSSNSNTSIDNRSSIDRSKNAHNLKLSSGMPLPKKRNHSMTVNTALGVHSSSSAGAAGKLTSQKTGAITKATKPILCPPKGHSTGGSVSSPNSSDCSSASPIPPPTSGKTLSSLPAQLSPVGRSKSFQEPGVKSHSPSPRHKKYARFFQRRRSKRSNAGKSENKNIHSNYSLDTMYQNIEITIQDEDGNFQPYDDNYDTYKCRRQRRSDDLVNADDYDDDDEDREVLKEYSQFLDNRLRPHRHTMYGHSDDAGGDISDATSSRSRSRLSDNEHVFGKLLKRMRRLSLGWRKPRYHKRRARSISEEFSSGDTPRFKDEESVDRIEAMAVVPGGSAAGCSSGGSSSHHRPDSQLGHKSDKSDKEKEKKEKEREEKDIEAIKVFDGNNSFRRQLYRVIVVPRTYTLEQLLTTALRAFHISRDPSAFYLTDLYAPAGMEDAPLQDPNPVLSLNHLEGKRPAIFLRFHDRDNGFVRVYPGKLQCSVEEPYVSVPVDTTTTIKDLIRDALDRFGLAENQIDDYRCSQVLLDSGVTERILSITERPLNIMKQMGKDSIRQMELMRFYMQHSQDPHGPNIALFVGNLDPGKSQRKYEDFLNKYLNEDSKFTSIGPIYYEYGSVVLTYEDAQKAVRAFYILREVRWDGKDLLVMLLPNIEPSMVPADINPLLVFVNVKSGGCQGLELISNFRKLLNPFQVFNLENGGPLPGLYVFRHIPHYKILVCGGDGTVGWVLQCLDNVGQDSECSSPPCAILPLGTGNDLARVLCWGTGYTGDQDPLSYLREVIDAEDIRLDRWTVVFHPEEKPEEQTMKVTTNTTGKKKKAHQAHLSQQTDQHHQEPAITSSDKSAGAADDECEGTKNEDNTQIFVMNNYFGIGLDADLCLDFHNARMENPFKFNSRLHNKGVYVKMGLRKMMTRKCTKDLQKEMRLEVDGKVVELPPCEGIIILNILSWGSGANPWGPDKDDRFSPPNHYDGLLEIVGVTGVVHLGQIQSGIRYANRIAQGGHIKMHLHSDLPVQVDGEPWVQCSGDIVVLKSALRATMLKKVKNKMKRRNTEPTMALTNQQMALALPPTTAEGDSESEIPTNNTDF; encoded by the exons taTGCAATTTTATAATACACGAAAGATGTGTCACAAATGTTGTAACTCCTTGTTCTGGCATTGCACCATGTATTATTAAG AATCCTGTTGCGCATTGTTGGTCTGAACCAACAACTCACAAGAAGAAATTTTGTACAGTATGTCGCAAACGCTTAGATGAAACACCATCCGTACATTGCATAGGTaag TTTtgctttttgcaaaaaaaaaaaaaaaaaacaaaccaaaaaaacttCCTTTTGAAATATCTAGCTGATGAAttcgaaaatattgaaattgctGATTTAATAGATGACAATCAGCGTATTATTGACGACAGAAAACGAGCCGATAGTACACCCGAATTAagtttaagagaaattttattattacaaagaCAACGTTTagaacaatcaaaacaaaatttttttctttcatcttCACCCTCTTCGTATGCACCCTCACCCATACCGACAATGATAGCGGGCGATATGACCTCTTCGACACTGGCAGCGGTGGCGTATGTAATGGAAAAAGGTTTAGATAAAATTAATGACGATGATATGGAGTGCGATGAAGCAAATGAGCAGGCCGGAGAAGGCGAAgagcaaaaaaatcaaaataatatagaTGATATAACAGAATTGGATGCGAATGATGATAGTGCTTTACAATTAACACAGACCACAAATACTACATACTCTACACACAATAAAAAGTgccaaaatactaaaaatattacaaaatctcCCTCTGCTTCGTCGtctttgcatttattttatacGAATATAGTACGTAAGATACCATATCATGGAAGGCGAAAACATCTCTCCTCCAATACTGATGACGAGGACGAGGATGTGGGTGTTTGTGATGTAAGTGGCGGTGATATTAGCGATGACTATGATCACTGTGATGTGGCACTGAAGAAAAGGGCAGCTGGTGCTAAACTACAGGGTCCAAGTGAACGAGCGGCAGCAGAAGGCCATGGCGTTGGTAGTGATTGCGACTATCATGGTGATGTTGAGGGCGAAACGGCGCCACATGAGGGTTTCTATGAAACTTCTGATACTGGCGGGGAATTGACCACAACCGATGATATTGATTCAAGCATGAATCTTATAAGTAATTTAAGTTATAATAGTAGTAATAGCAATACATCTATAGACAATCGTAGTAGCATAGATAGAAGTAAAAATGCACACAACTTGAAATTGTCATCGGGGATGCCGTTGCCAAAGAAGCGTAATCATTCGATGACAGTTAACACTGCCTTAGGTGTGCATAGTAGTAGTAGTGCAGGTGCTGCTGGAAAACTGACCTCACAAAAGACTGGAGCTATAACAAAGGCCACAAAACCTATACTCTGCCCTCCAAAAGGACACTCTACAGGTGGTTCTGTAAGCTCACCTAATTCAAGTGATTGTTCTTCAGCTTCACCCATACCACCACCAACCTCGGGAAAAACGCTTTCCTCACTACCGGCTCAACTGTCGCCGGTAGGTCGCAGTAAATCGTTTCAAGAGCCTGGTGTTAAATCACACTCACCCAGTCCGCGTCACAAAAAATATGCCCGTTTCTTTCAACGGCGTCGTTCGAAACGTTCCAATGCCGGAAAGtccgaaaataaaaatatccatagcaactatagtcttgatacTATGTATCAGAATATTGAAATTACCATACAAGATGAGGATGGCAATTTTCAGCCTTATGACGATAACTACGATACCTACAAATGCAGACGCCAAAGGCGTAGTGATGATCTCGTTAATGCCGATGACTATGACGACGACGATGAGGATAGGGAGGTGTTGAAAGAGTATTCGCAATTTTTGGACAATCGTTTAAGACCACATCGTCATACAATGTATGGCCATAGTGATGATGCTGGCGGTGATATAAGTGATGCTACCAGTTCACGTAGTCGTTCACGTCTCAGTGATAATGAGCATGTCTTTGGCAAATTACTAAAACGTATGCGTCGTTTGTCATTGGGTTGGCGTAAACCGCGCTATCATAAACGCAGAG CTCGGAGTATATCGGAAGAGTTTAGCAGTGGTGATACGCCTCGTTTTAAAGATGAAGAATCTGTGGATAGAATTGAGGCAATGGCTGTTGTGCCAGGCGGTAGTGCAGCTGGCTGCAGTAGTGGTGGTTCCTCATCGCATCATAGACCCGACTCACAATTAGGTCACAAATCGGATAAATCCGACaaagaaaaagagaagaaaGAGAAAGAACGTGAAGAAAAGGATAtag aaGCCATTAAAGTATTCGATGGCAATAATTCATTTAGACGTCAACTATATCGTGTCATTGTAGTACCTCGTACATACACTTTGGAACAATTGCTAACGACAGCACTAAGAGCATTTCATATATCACGTGATCCAAGT gcATTTTATTTAACCGATTTGTATGCACCAGCTGGTATGGAAGATGCACCATTGCAAGATCCCAATCCTGTATTAAGCTTAAATCATTTGGAAGGTAAACGACCAGCTATATTTCTAAGGTTTCATGATAGAGATAATGGCTTTGTACGCGTTTATCCTGGCAAATTGCAATGCTCTGTAGAAGAGCCTTATGTTAGTGTTCCTGTCGATACTACGACCACTATTAAGGATTTGATACGTGATGCTCTCGATCGTTTTGGTTTAGCCGAAAATCAAATCGATGACTACAG ATGTTCCCAAGTATTATTAGATAGTGGTGTTACCGAACGCATTTTATCTATAACTGAACGTCCTTTGAATATTATGAAACAAATGGGCAAAGACTCTATACGTCAAATGGAATTGATGCGTTTCTATATGCAGCATAGTCAAGATCCTCATGGTCCCAATATTGCTTTATTCGTGGGCAATCTAGATCCGGGCAAGTCTCAGCGCAAATATGAAGATttccttaataaatatttaaatgaggaTAGTAAATTTACTAGTATTGGTCCAATCTATTATGAATACGGTTCGGTTGTCTTGACCTATGAAGATGCCCAGAAAGCG gtaagagctttttatatattacgtgAAGTACGTTGGGATGGTAAAGATTTGTTGGTAATGCTATTGCCAAATATTGAACCCAGCATGGTACCGGCCGATATCAATCCTTTGTTAGTATTTGTAAATGTTAAATCTGGTGGCTGTCAGGGTTTGGAATTGATATCGAACTTTAGAAAACTACTAAATCCATTTCaagtatttaatttagaaaatggTGGACCATTACCTgg tttatacGTATTTCGTCATATTCCTCATTATAAAATCTTGGTGTGTGGTGGTGATGGTACCGTAGGTTGGGTGTTGCAGTGTCTTGACAATGTGGGTCAAGATTCAGAGTGTTCTAGTCCACCTTGTGCTATTTTACCGCTGGGAACAG GTAACGATTTGGCTCGTGTTCTCTGCTGGGGTACTGGCTATACTGGCGATCAGGATCCTCTTAGCTATTTGCGTGAAGTTATTGATGCTGAGGATATACGTTTAGATCGTTGGACCGTGGTATTCCATCCTGAAGAGAAACCCGAGGAACAAACCATGAAGGTTACGACCAATACAACCGGTAAGAAGAAGAAGGCTCATCAAGCACATCTATCGCAACAAACAGATCAGCATCATCAAGAACCGGCCATTACATCGAGTGATAAATCAG CTGGTGCCGCAGATGACGAATGCGAGGGTACGAAAAATGAGGATAATACCCAGATATTTGTTATGAATAATTACTTTGGTATTGGACTCGATGCGGATCTATGTCTAGACTTTCACAATGCACGCATGGAAAATccatttaaattcaattcacGTCTTCACAACAAGGGTGTTTATGTGAAAATGGGTCTGCGTAAAATGATGACACGTAAATGTACAAAGGATTTGCAAAAGGAAATGCGTTTAGAGGTCGATGGCAAAGTAGTCGAATTGCCGCCATGTGAGGGCATTATTATATTGAATatattaag TTGGGGAAGTGGTGCTAATCCTTGGGGACCTGATAAGGATGATCGTTTTTCACCACCCAATCATTATGATGGTTTGTTGGAAATTGTTGGTGTTACCGGTGTTGTACATTTGGGTCAAATACAATCGGGCATACGTTATGCTAATCGTATAGCTCag GGTGGCcatataaaaatgcatttacatTCTGATTTACCTGTACAAGTTGATGGTGAACCTTGGGTACAATGTTCCGGtgatattgtggttttaaaatcTGCTCTAAGG